In Eriocheir sinensis breed Jianghai 21 chromosome 18, ASM2467909v1, whole genome shotgun sequence, the genomic stretch agtTATTTAATATCATACATAGCTGTACCAATAGACAGAggtgtaggtaggtgggtagggagATAGGTCAAGATACAGAAAGAGATcggtcagacagacagactacgTACCTACTTGACATAATACCTACTGACTAGATGAATTAGCTGACGTAGCTCCGAGACAATAATAAGATGTGCAAGCGAACCTTAGGTCAGTATCACGAAGGTACCAAAAGATTACAATATAACTCTACATTTCTGCCACAGTGCTCAGATGGCACAGGGAAAATGTCCTCTGTATAAATGGCACCATTTTATCAATGATTTCACTGCCCCGGGTCCCCCCCTGACACGAGGGGGTGCACCAGTGGCACAAAGGGCAGCAGTGGCCACAAACAAACACGCCTGGGAGAGGCGGCCATGACCATGATGAAGCCGCCCACCGCAGGCTCTTGTAAGTGTTGTACGAGGCATGGCAGGCAAGAATACCAGGTGCAAGACAACCTAACAATATGACACGGAGGATTTAACTTTTCAAATGTCTACCTTAAGACGTGTTTGCTAATCTACACACCCAGCTCCAATCGATCCTCATCTGGAGAAAACTGTCCTGGAAAATGAAGCGAATATATTATAATGAAAGTCAAAAGACATTGATAATCAGACTATATTCTGACTTTTGTTTTTAAGTTCAATTCAGTTTTCCAGCAGTTTCCTTCCTTACTAACAGTGCTGACTGGAGTGGTGCAAGTGGACTGGCAAACAAACCCTAAAGTGTAAGATACTCTAATAGGAATAAATTTGTAGATTCTATATTTTCATATGGATTTTTTTGTTCCTATTGCTATTATTCTTATTACAGTTCTCATGTTTTGCTTCCAAGTGTTGGTATAATTTATTTATCTCTGCACAGGCAGTCCCCCACTTATGTATATTCAAGCTACATAAATTTGTAGTGAGCACTTAAAATCTCCAAGGTAATAATACAGTAATTCATACATTTAAAATTGATGCTGAACTCTTCTTACTTCATCCAGCAGTGGGTGGCATCTAtgtgcctccccacctcccatcTGGGGCCAGGCCTGGGAGGTTTTCACCGGGTATAACTCGGTCAAGTCTGGTGTGCAGGAGCATGTAAGCTTCTTTTAAGTCCTGAGCACAACACTCTGACATCGCCGGTACAAATGGGTGTGTAACTTGCGCTGCCCTGGCTAAGTCCCCCAAAATTCAAACTTTCAAACTCCTTTCTCAAATGTATAACCAAATATTGCATGAGTATTGATATTTGGTGAAAAATTGTGTATGAATAAGTGAGTACTGTATGTATATCGAACATACATATAAAGGGGACTGCTGATAGTGAATTTCCTAGCAGTGATTCTGGCCAGACTGAGCCATGATGTCTATGCAGTAAGCCTCACTGCATAGACAAACTGGAAACACTTGACATTACTGCATAAGGTCAATAGCTTCTAGCATCTTAGGGAATGTCACTTCACAACCATGGAGGGCCGGGCTGAAGTCTTGCACGGAGCGTCTCATAGTAAACCTTGATCCCTTGGCCCTAGGTAAGATAGGTTTGCCAACTTGTACATCCATATCAACCTAATTAATGCTTCGCTCAGATAAATCACACCTTGGAAATTGAAATATTTCAAATATGAATTACAGACAAAACAAATGTTAAGAGTACTGTATTATATTTTCATCTCTGTTCAATTTCCCACAGCAGGTTTCTTTTTCATCTGAGCATAAGCTAGAATGATGCGTACAAAGCGGCAAACATATTCTAAAAAGACCTTCAAAACACCTTTAAAACTCTAACcattacacacacagaaaaaaatcaataaaaaactaCCCTACTAATGTCAACTCCTTCCACTAGTTGTGAGGCCTGGCTCAGGTGTGTGGCTGTCTGCCCGCCGGACAGGTGACAGTGCAGGTGACTCACACACGGGGTCACTTGAACTGTCACGCGCCTGATGCAGGTACCTTGTGATGATGGGCTGACAGCCACTTGTACAGCCAGGCCCAGGAGAACCTTACAATGGTCAGGAGTAAAACTGCATCTCCTTGTACAATAAGACTTTCCAATTTACAGATTCCTCATTAGAGGATTCAGctgcacacacacgaacacacacacagcacgtgaTCAGTCTGTGGTGAttagcacacacatacatacacaaaaagtTGGCAGCAGGCACTGTTGAGATTCATCAGCTGCGTAAGTTACTGAACACTGACAAGTGAGTGTGCATCCCACGATGCAGGACACATTGCTGCAAGCCAAGCCAAGTGTTTCCTGTGCAAGAGTACAAAAGCTACAGCCTGCACAggcacacacactccacaccccTTGCTGCACAACACAAACTATCTTATGAACCTAGTTATACAATCAGACATGACTCCCTAAAGCTCTGAGGAGTGACCCATGTCAACAACCTGATTCAAGACATGATAGTGATTAGACTTCAGTGCACCAGATGTGAGAAGGCACCTCAATAAATGACTGAGACCTGTTCATCTACAGAAATATACTTTGTGCTACATAAGTACATCAAATGTAGCAGTTAACTGCTCTATGCTATATATATATGAAGGTGGCTACTATGAAAGGCAGAAGCTACATAATGTACAAAAGAGTGGTCTGGATCTTGATGGAAGGTACCTTCAGCCTTGAGTGTACAAGCTGCATGGTTCAAACTGTTAGGATGTCCAACTGGGAGGAGGACGACACGACCAAAAGTTTTGGTACCCGAGAGTAAACGGAGAAATTTTGTGCATGACAAGGCAGAGCTGTTACACATGCCCCTGTTGGAGGTGTTACAGCTGCAGCACCACATGGTGCTGTGGCAGCACTCCTCACTCCCATCAAAAGGCTTGATGCTCAATGAAACAGTGTTGAGCAATGATGAATGTACACTTGGAAACAAAATTAGTCTATTCATATGGTGATCCAAGTGTTGATCTTGAGTATCCTGTACAAACTGTAGCTGTGCACAAGACATCCTTGTAGCACTGTAAAGAGACAGCAGTCACAGTGCAGTGGTAGTCACTGCCAGgactcccttccatcaccctctgcCACATCACTGCCAGttaccacacacaaacacctacaGCTAACCACACACCTGCTAAAGTATCCACCGAGACCAGAGACAACAAAAAAACTCAGAATCTCCATTTCCATCAAAATGCTAAACATATACAATATATTAATATTAATCTCAATAAAGTTTTATGACCATATTTAACTGATACTTCCACAGGTTTCCCCTTGAATCAAAACCAGTGCAGGTAAACTACTGTACTCAATGCCACAGGAATGAATGTGTTGGTGAACAGATAAATGGATGAGTCACTGAGACCCAAGAGGGGAGGGTCCCTGTAGGGTTTACTTTGTCACAAACCAAAATGGCCAGCAACACAACACACTTCATGCAATGTGATGCAGAGTACAGGTGGAGTCCATTCCACGATGGTCTGGTATATATTAAATCTGCTACAACTATGGTGGCCAACTAATAACCATTGTCGTCTATATTGATAGCAACATCACTAAAACAATTATTCCTCTGTCACTCATTCACTGTCAGATTTCAAACCGAGACTCGGAGTGCACCAAAGGTTGCACCAGCGCAGCGCACTGTTGTCACCCACCGCACTGCTTCCCTGACCATCCTCAGCTAGTATTTGGCGTGCATTATCGCTGTTTATTTTGTGATATTCAAGCCATCCTGCAGCTGGTCTGTTTATTTGCAGTGCCTATTGTAGTGCTAACATGTTGCACCATTTATGAGCACACACACCGTACAGATTGACTGAACAGGACCAGAATTATTTAAGTTTAGTTTTAGTTATTCTTGCATAAAGTTCTACTGTACACTATACTCAGTCCTTTTCTCTTGGGGTGAAAATTTACATGTTAAACTTGTTTAGGGCaattaaaatgctcagaaatcaCCCCCCATGGACCCATAATAGTGTCAGTATGTGGTAGATTGCTATGTGATAGCAATTCCAGGAATGCTTCAGAATTTTATTAAAAACATCACCAGTAATTGCCTTTTGTTTTAATCTGAGTATATGACTTCTAtgaaattattattttctttggttAGTCTTAATGTGCTACCTTCACCAACACAAGGActgccttctccttcctacatatGTTCAGAATTACACTACATCATTCGGTACCAAAACCTCATCTCTACACTCATTCACCCCATCCACTTCTTTGCCTTGCAAGTATCATTAATTCCACATGAAGTTTTTAAGCATAAAAATATTTTCAGGTTCATTAGAAAGAGCTTTCACAAACTATAATGACCTAAGTTTCACATCAAAATTACTCATGTAAAACTACAAAGTTATATTCTTCACAATTTCCAGCAAGTACACAACTACATCTTTCTCCCTAAAAATTTCTAAGAAAACACTGTTGAAGGCCGCTCAGAGCACAAGAAAACTGACAGGGAAATGCTTCCACCTGGACTGTCAAACGTGGACCACACCTTAAGCAGTCTGACCATTCACAAGTTTGTACCATAGACACATACAGGACCTCATGAGCCATCCGTCATGTTGAGTGAAAGGCGGTGAAATGCCTTGAACACCTGCAAACCTCAACCCATCATTGCTTCTTAATCCAAGAACCTATCTAAGTAGCTATCCAAGTAACTATGCATGTTTCTCCCACCCCTACAGGCTATCCCACACCTCTCATCTGATAAAGTTACTAAAAGCCAGTGGACTGTGATGGCAATGGTTAGAGGTTGTTTGTCAACAACTAATGAGCTTGGTTTGCAGGTCCAAGCTAAGAAACATTAAGAGCTTTGGCCCAAGTGCTCATATGTGAACACTTTCCCTGGGAAGGCTGTGCACGGGAAAATCATTGCAAAAAATATCTGTGAAATGCATTTTCTATTTCAAAACAactctgtttgtctctctataTAGATTGAGAATGTCACTTATTCCTCCAGCATTTGAATACATTAAGCCATTTATTATCAGTGATGTTAAAAGACCCACTTCTTTCAGGATACAAGAACTCCATTATCTACAACACATACTGTCCAGTGAAATCCAGCCTGACAAGTTTGTTCATTGCTGCAAACAGCCATGGCATGAACTCAAAGTCCTTCCCTTACTAGGTTCAGCCTTCCACTTTGACTTCTAATGCTTTAAAATGTTGAAGATTGTGCAGTGTTAGGATGCTGAAGGTGTGGGTGACACCCTGAACCTACCCAATGCCTGGCTCTAGACAGCTCATGTGAAGGGTGATGGGTGATGACAGGATAGTCATAAATACAAACGCTgctactcactactactatttGGTCCTCGGTAATCTTCCTCACTGTCCGTCAACAAGAAATCAACGTCCGAGGTAACATGGAAGACGGGCGACGACGTGTAGTCAAATGTCGCTTCTCCGACATCAATCAGCTCTGCGTCGTCGCTGGAGAGGGAGACGGGCTGCCTGCTGCTGGGGCTGTGGGCGGCCATGCCCGGCTGACTGGCCAGGTTGCGGGACGGAAgcaggaagacgagagagagtgCGATGACCACGTGCCAAGCGCTGTGCACATACTGGAAGAAAAAGATACATTAGAGCAagaataataatgttaataaaaaCATGGTGCGTGGTATCTCATGTCATGTCGGCGCTCCACCAGCATGTGAAGTGTTTAGATACAGTCAGCTGTCCATTTACCAAGAACAAATCAGGACTGCTGAGGAAAGAAATATTTTTCTCAATTTGAAGTTTTGGTGCCTTGTTGCACTGAGTGCCTATTAGGAAAAGATAAATTTAAGAAATCTGCAAAAATAATCTGAAAACCTTTTCAAGAATGAGGACAGGATGGCCACACAGAAGGGCCACTGCAAAGGCTCTCCCTCTGAACAAGCACTGAACTGAGTGAACAAATGAACATCAGCTCACCTTATAGTTATTCTTGGTCTGCAGGAGGCCAAACAGGATAAGGCCGGTGAGCGCCAGGGCCACACCAACTCCCCGGTACAGGAGTTGCTCCGCCTGGATGGTTGGCCAGGAGCCTTTCCTACACCGCTGGTATGCCACATGGAGGAGCTGTGGGGGGAGGCAATACTGCAGGGACAAAACAAGGCAACCACAGTACATGTGCACACTCACACTTGCCAGCCCAATTGGAACACATGTGAGAAGCACCACACATGGAGACAAGGAAGCAAGAATAATATGTTATTACTTCACTATGGATCACACCTATGGTGCAGTGAGGGGCCTGGGCTGCCAACAAGTAGTCTTGTCTCCAGTGACAGGGAGTGATACATAAGTGAAGTGAGACATTGATAAAACATTGGTAATCAAACATGGCGGAGGGACCCAAATCCTGCCTTGTCGTTCACCACAAACACTGTGGGGTTTGTAGCGGTTGATATGGATGTTGGAAAAACAATGGTGAGGTTAGGAAAGTCAAGGTCAAAAAGATAGCTAAAACTGCACTGTTAATGAGGACAAAATTAGTTTCTATAGTGAATGAGTTCGTGGGGTCATCACATGCTGGTGGGGCAAGACTTCATTACCACTGGGAGAGGTTTACAATGTACTCCATGAAATTGCAGACCATCCTAGATATTAATGTGGatgctttttcctgttttcagcTTTTTTGTCAGCTGGTATCACATCACTCAGATGACCCCAGCGGTTACAATACTGCCGCGGTACAAAGTtcaagacatacagacaaaccgAGGGCCGGGCCAAGACTCACAGGTATGGAGGCGGCGATGGCCATGGGCACCGTGAAGGAGGCGAGGGCAGTGCGACTGTACTGGACGGCTGGAGCGATGATGACCACCCCAAGAGTGTGCAGCAGGGGACACAGCACTTGGTCGATGCCGCCGagccccaccaccgtcacccagAAGCACAGCAGCGAAAAGAAGAAGTCGGTGAACTGCAGCACTTCATACTTGGTGAGGCAGTAGGACAAGACCTGAAGGGGGGAGCAAGGTGAGTCAGCAGGACATGACCTGCAGGGGGAGCAAAGCAAGGTTGGCTGGGTGGGTCAGGGTTTTGCTGGAATTCACTTTGTACAGTCTACAAACATCCAATCATTGAGTCTAGGACATCAAAGTGTACATGTATACACCTCAAAAAATCTCTTTGGACCATTGatttgtgtattttgcttttcatGTACGACTGTCCtgcaataaactatctatctgcCTAGCTACAGTAAACTCAATATTGTAAAATAACTCAAACCTACCCTTCCACTAAATGGAACTTCCAATATTTCCTCCTAATTTATTAGAATATTCCACATATTTGAATGAGATTTTATTGAAATTGTACAAAGGCATTTTGGGAATCATGCTCCAGGTTTGATCACATTTGCCAATCTGTTTCTAATATATATACATAGCTACGTCAATCAAACACTGACTCCCCCTGTTATTTGCATAATTATAAGACAGCTGACTATTTCATTCCACTAAATCAAGCAAAAACTAACCAAAAGTAATGCCTTCCACTAATATAAGTTCAGTAAATTAAGTTTACTGTAGCTTTatgtgcctccctctctccccacctcattATCACACGCATGGTAGAGCACCGAGGCGACCATGGTGGCACTGAAGAGCAGTGCCTGGGAGTAGAGGCAGCGGCGCAGGGCCATGACTGTCGGCGGCAGGAAGAACACGTTGCTGAGGGTCAGGAGACACACCCCGGTCAGCACGGTGCTCCAGCCCTGCGCGGCGTTCCCGTCCTCACAGCCCCAGCCCTGCCAGCCCTCCGTGCACATCTGTGAGGTGGTGGGTCATGAATTTTTGCTActgttacattattattattgtagttattattattattattattattattattattattattattattatacaggGACTCCCAGCTATTCGACAGGGTTGGGTTCCATTTATCCTGGTTGAGAATGGTGACTCACACAGCTGGTGAAGAAGAACATGCCGCGGTGGGTCTCCTGACAGAGGCCGTGGGGTCCGCAGGGGCTCTCGCCAGCGAAGACACACGGCTGAGTTCGCACGTCAAGGCTCACCATTGCCTGGTCCACGATGCACGGCACCTCATACCTGGTGgggggtggtggtagaggtgctGTTAGGGGAGCTGTGTGCCTACTTGTATGCATCATAAGCAGGAAATTACACAGCTTGAGACTAGATGATGTAGAATACTTAACCtctctgaccttgctatcatttatgAATTAGGCAGAAGGAACTCCGGGTCCTTCCATGCCTCAAAAAATCAGTTCCTCCCCCTGACAACTCTAGAAAATCAAGTTTGGATGTGAAATTTAAATGATCAAAATTGTGATTAAACATTCCTTATCTTGATATACCAAATATCTTAGACCTAAGCTTAATTTTCCAGCCCTAATATGAGTACTAAGTGGTGTGTACTAATCATTGAACTCAATTAATATAACCACTTCAGTCCCACAAGATCGCAAGCTGCTACAAGTACCTTTACAACATTCTGTCCAAGCATTTCTGCCCCACAAGATCATGAGCTGCTACTGAAACACACTGCCAAAAGTACTACCCTGCATTTATTACTACAACCACCGTCAAAATATCCCGTCCAAGCCCTTCATCCTCACAAGATCCCGAGACGCCTACTCATCACTATAACAGATGAGCTGCAGGGCGAGGAATCAGACGTCAGGCTACAAGTACTACCCTGCATTTATACTACAAGACCGTCAAAACCCTTCATCTTCACATGATCCCGAGCCTACCCGTCGCTGTAACAGATGAGCTGCAGGGCGAGGAACCAGACGTCAGGCtcggggaaggggatgagaatgAGGTCCTCGATGGTGGCCCTTGAGGAGGAGCTGATGTTGAGGGTGAGGGAATCCCCGTCACATACCAGTGAGTGGTTCCTCATCTCCGGTGGCCGTCCCTTCCTCACACACCCCAGAACTGTTACCAGCTGGTGCGTGGCGTTctaaaaggaagataatgaaaacgTTTCACTAACTATTATCAAGCGTCCTGTGCTGTATTAATAATATCCTAGTGATTCAAAAGTTTACCAATCAATGAGAAGGATAACGAGTGAAGGTGCTGGCAAACTCTTGCATCTGTaaattggacagcatagggatgagggAATTCTTTTTGCTATTCTCTTAATGGAATTAGTAATCTATTTACTCTTCCTTAAACTATATGAAATTATGTTATTCTAAagaaatttgtttcataatcttTATTAATTTTTAGCACCTTAAGTCCTGCACTTTTCTCAAAAAAAATGTACAGTAGGTAATATACTAAAATATATCCTCATGGAAAATCATgtgtaataaaagaaaaatttgTTTCACTTTGTgtatcttttcattcctttagAATTATAAAGAAGGCAAATTTAAATTGACCAAGAAATATCATATAATTCACCTTAGATATCAATATCAGTAATAGGACAAGCTGCTGACTTCCCAGCACCGGAATCAAGCCAGTGCCGCGGCATCATTGCCCACCTCTCCACCCAAGGGTCTCTTAGACTCTCTAAGGAAGGAGGCAAGTCACacatttgccttcctttcccagcCAGCCTCGGTGGAGACAGCTGGGACTTGTTTACTCTGATAAAGTCCCAGCTGTCTCCACCAAGCCAGGTCAGGGAAGAGAGCCTGATGGGTGACTTGCCTCCTTCCTTACTGATCTGCAGATGGTGAGGCGGGCAGCTGCTCCAGCTCACTGGTCCGACTCTGGTGCTAGGTAGTAAGCTTATATTTTAATGTTATGGAGACACCAGAAAACACTACCTGACCATATAAATCTTCCATCTTATATAAGACAACCCACATTTTCTACAGCAATTTCATCATAATATACTCATCATACAATTCTATTATTTGGTTCTTTCATCCTAATTTCCTACTCTTCATCTTAACTTCTCCGCTCAATAAAGGCAGACTAACTCACCATAAGGCGTTCATTCATGAGGATATTGATGTTGAGTGTCCCGCCAATGTCAGTGAAAGGCAAGAGCGTTAGGTGAGTGAACACTGGCAGGTTCCTCTGCACCGAGAGCCATGTGCTGTACCACTCGGGGCCCTGCAAGGAGGAGGCACGGgatgacagcacacacacacacacacacacacacacacacacacacacacacacacacacacacacacacacaaacacatggcccagtagctcaggggtagagcgtctggctcacaaccagaaggaccggggttcaattccccggccgggtgaagataagttgggtttatcttctttcacgtgtagcccctgttcacccagcagtgagaaGGTACGCGATGTCAGGCAAGGAGttatgacctcgttgtcgcggtgtgttgtgtgtgagtggtctcagtcctacccaaagatcggtactacgagctctgtgctcttctgtaGGGGAATGGGTGGCTGTCAccagagagacccgcagcagaccaagaggtgaattacacacacaaataTCGGGATGATAAACTGAGGCATTTAGTACTAAGTAAAAGAGGCGACTTAACCAATCAAGGCAGCAGTCTGTTCTTGGTGGCATCTGGCAGCTGAATTCTCACTGCATTGTGTGGtgaagaaagttaaggaaaaagtAGGCAATTCGTATGCCTAAAGTTGTATGAGTTTTTTATCGCACTCAGCTGGCATGGAGTGTGTAGAATCTGGCGATCACTAAAAAAATGTCAGGTCGCCTCTTACTTTATACACCTCAATTCACCTACagcccaccaccacagccacactcCCCTTACCTGTATAAGAAAGGTGTCGGTGAAGTCGCTGGCGTACTTGATGCGGGCAAGTGGGAGGACAGGAAAGCACTGGTGTCCCTCAATGTCCAGCGTGTCCCCACGGTGGCCAGACTCATCAGGGACGTGGAAGAGGGCCTGGAGGGAGTTGCTGCTTCTGTTAGGCCACACTTCCTTCCAGTCCTGCACCTTGGAGGCCACGGGCGGGGATGGGGAGGACGACATCACTTCCTCAGTGGACACAGACACGGTGATGTTGATGGGCATGGCCGTCCTGATCAGCTCCACCTCCTGCTCCGAGGCAACTTCCGTGTACTCCGTTGACTTCACTTCTCTGATGTGTGGCTTGGGTTTCCTGAAGGCATTGCTGCATTCTGTAATTAAGGTTCTGTGTATTAgcactttgtttttgtttttttcccttgagctgcttcccttactgttaAAAACACTAAGAGGTCACTAATCTGTGAGGTTACTGCCATCAATCATCCATGGATTTCATAATGAGATTGCTGCATTCTGTAAATACATGCATTAGACATACTGGGTCATAACAGATCTACAGTGTCAAAGTGACAATCATTCTTGCCTTATTTCTTACACTGGCATCCCTAACTGTATGGctgggttcaatcccagcctgGCCAGAAAAATGAGCAAAACATGGATTTGCAAAAGTTGGGGCATTGAGCCAAAGGGTTATTAATGTGTCTAAAAAATTGCCAAACTACCCTTTCAATACTGTAAAACATTTACTGAAAACACctaaaatattaacaaaaaacatAGAGCATTTAATAACAAAAAATTATGATAGAAACCTGGGTGCTAGACATGAGACATCATTATAGAGATCCTCCTGGACATCATAAACCGAGTACTATAGAGGAGTCCTGAGCAGCCTCCAAACAATGCTCACCGCTGGTCTGTATGGTGATGTCCAGGCCAGTCTCTCCCTCAGTGTCCACCAGGAGGTAGTAATAGGAATCAGCAAACGGACGCTTCTCCAGAAAGACGTGGCCAGATCCACGTGTGATGTTTGCCACACCGGACTCCGGGGAGTAGATGGGAAGGGAACGTGCCTGCAGGGACAGGGACCGCACACACCACCGGAACACTCGCTCGCTGGAACCGTGGTCAAAAGTGTGCTCCAACATGCGACAATTGGAGACGTTGACTTGCAGGAGCCAGGTGTGGGAGGGAACATAGAATCTGCAAACACATGTCAGTGAGAAACATCCTGTTATCATGATTGTGAAAAATATAGCCCCTCAGGACCTCCTGCTGCCCACCCATGTTTGCCCAGGGAAGTCACTCAGGTCGGTATTCATAGACACTCCCTTCTCTTACATCAgtcatttctaaaggccaaaaaaaaaaaaaaaaaaaaaaaaaaaaaaaaaaagaggttaaatgcatccccatgagtgtttctttgtgttcatggtgcagaaactaccaccagggtcataaaactacccatgaaaatgcccacaaatcctacgaaagccttgttaaatgtgtgtgcttgggcgatgaAAAGTTTAAGAATAATGTTGTCAGCTCCTTTCATTGCCTCTTAGTGGAGAGCTCGACAACTTTGGACCAGCTTTACCAGGAAACACTGCCCACCCTAGACTGGTCAAGACATGGCATGTGTGGCCATCAGTGCTGGGTGTTGGGAGCACCATGATGACAAAATACATGTTGCAGGGCAGGGTTGTTCGTGGGGCAAGAGTGGCAGTGGGGCAAA encodes the following:
- the LOC127000190 gene encoding uncharacterized protein LOC127000190, which gives rise to MIILFLLTFHTHVVVSSVRLVPEVSQEGLLQPYSTYADVTLFHFHIPHEVTRVTWEFAAFMDDPGCPVREVHILVQHGSYPVITPSNATLRDYMYLHKASVHKVLTRSAFQPHDATVLAVYSPLPGSWFTAAYIPDWNEQMQQEGIIHKCRYSLGSIAMWSQKDKIKTLHIGTKQSIHTHENLSYYRFYVPSHTWLLQVNVSNCRMLEHTFDHGSSERVFRWCVRSLSLQARSLPIYSPESGVANITRGSGHVFLEKRPFADSYYYLLVDTEGETGLDITIQTSECSNAFRKPKPHIREVKSTEYTEVASEQEVELIRTAMPINITVSVSTEEVMSSSPSPPVASKVQDWKEVWPNRSSNSLQALFHVPDESGHRGDTLDIEGHQCFPVLPLARIKYASDFTDTFLIQGPEWYSTWLSVQRNLPVFTHLTLLPFTDIGGTLNINILMNERLMNATHQLVTVLGCVRKGRPPEMRNHSLVCDGDSLTLNISSSSRATIEDLILIPFPEPDVWFLALQLICYSDGYEVPCIVDQAMVSLDVRTQPCVFAGESPCGPHGLCQETHRGMFFFTSCMCTEGWQGWGCEDGNAAQGWSTVLTGVCLLTLSNVFFLPPTVMALRRCLYSQALLFSATMVASVLYHACDNEVLSYCLTKYEVLQFTDFFFSLLCFWVTVVGLGGIDQVLCPLLHTLGVVIIAPAVQYSRTALASFTVPMAIAASIPLLHVAYQRCRKGSWPTIQAEQLLYRGVGVALALTGLILFGLLQTKNNYKYVHSAWHVVIALSLVFLLPSRNLASQPGMAAHSPSSRQPVSLSSDDAELIDVGEATFDYTSSPVFHVTSDVDFLLTDSEEDYRGPNSSSE